In one window of Vespa crabro chromosome 6, iyVesCrab1.2, whole genome shotgun sequence DNA:
- the LOC124425243 gene encoding DNA replication licensing factor Mcm7, with protein sequence MAPKKASRDYIKDKEQLKTFLTEFMVMDDKTGDKTFKYRQQLTKLAHREQIALIIELDDIQEFDDELAAAIANNTRRYINLLLELVQEILPEFKEKPVPPKDALDVYIEHRLLMEARNRHPGDQRDPRNKYAPELMRRFEIYIKDFSDAKAFSVREIKAEKIGKLVTVRGIVTRSTEVKPMMVVATYTCDQCGAETYQPVQSLTFMPLRTCPSDDCRVNKAGGRLYIQTKGSKFIKFQELKLQEHSDQVPVGHIPRSVTIFCRGETTRQCLPGDHVTITGIFLPLMKTGFNARGGSALLSDTYLDAHRIVCCTNSQIVDDSSAQLTEEELALLSQDDFYSKLAISLAPEIYGLEDVKKALLLLLVGGTDKKKGDIKIRGNINVCLMGDPGVAKSQLLSFITRLAPRSQYTTGRGSSGVGLTAAVMKDPLTGQMILEGGALVLADQGVCCIDEFDKMADADRTAIHEVMEQQTISIAKAGIMTRLNARVSILAAANPAYGRYNPKRTIEQNIQLPAALLSRFDLLWLIQDRADRSNDLKMAQHITYVHQHCSQPPTETEALDMNLIRKYINLCKIKEPSIPEDLSEYIVDSYVEMRRESRNSADKTFTSARNLLGVLRLATALARLRLANVVEKEDVAEANRLVEMSKHSINYSEAKPSNAQRNPIDRIYYLILELASGNKTVKVSDILERCTSKGFKPDQVDECIEEYERLDVWQVNQTRRQITFIQKD encoded by the exons ATGGCACCGAAAAAAGCATCGAGagattatattaaagataaag AACAACTCAAGACATTTTTAACAGAATTCATGGTTATGGATGATAAAACTGGTGACAAAACATTCAAGTATAGACAACAACTTACTAAACTTGCTCATCGTGAACAAATAGCTCTTATTATCGAATTAGATGACATACAAGAATTTGATGATGAATTGGCTGCAGCTATTGCTAATAATACTAGAAGATACATTAACTTGTTGTTAGAG CTTGTACAAGAAATCTTACCAGAGTTTAAAGAGAAACCTGTACCTCCTAAAGATGCATTGGACGTATACATTGAACATCGATTATTAATGGAAGCACGTAATAGACATCCCGGTGATCAAAGAGATCCTAGGAACAAATATGCTCCAGAACTTATGCGACGTTT tgaaatatatatcaaagatttCAGTGATGCAAAAGCATTTTCTGttagagaaataaaagcaGAAAAGATAGGAAAATTGGTTACTGTTAGAGGCATTGTAACTAGATCCACCGAAGTAAAGCCCATGATGGTTGTTGCTACTTATACATGCGATCAATGTGGCGCAGAAACATATCAACCg gTACAATCACTTACTTTTATGCCATTAAGAACATGTCCCAGTGATGATTGTCGTGTTAATAAGGCAGGTGGCAGATTGTATATACAAACAAAAggatcaaaatttattaaatttcaagaACTTAAGCTCCAAGAACAT aGCGATCAAGTTCCAGTTGGTCATATTCCTAGATCAGTAACAATTTTTTGCAGAGGAGAAACTACACGACAATGCTTACCAGGAGATCATGTAACCATTACCGGAATCTTTTTACCTTTAATGAAAACTGGTTTTAACGCAAGAGGTGGCTCTGCACTTTTAAGCGATACTTATTTGGATGCACAT aggATCGTTTGTTGCACAAATTCACAAATCGTAGACGACAGTAGTGCACAATTAACGGAGGAAgaattagcattattatcgcAAGATGATTTTTATAGTAAGTTGGCAATATCATTGGCACCAGAAATTTATGGATTGGAAGACGTTAAGAAAgcattattgttacttctcGTTGGTGGTACGGATAAAAAGAAGGGTGACATCAAGATCAGAg gaaatataaatgtttgttTGATGGGTGATCCAGGTGTTGCTAAATCCCAATTACTTTCATTCATAACGCGTTTAGCACCAAGATCGCAATATACTACAGGAAGAGGATCCTCCGGTGTTGGTTTAACCGCAGCCGTAATGAAAGATCCTTTGACCGGACAAATGATACTCGAGGGTGGAGCATTGGTATTAGCCGATCAAGGAGTTTGTTGTATAGACGAATTTGATAAAATGGCAGATGCGGATAGAACCGCTATACACGAAGTAATGGAACAACAAACTATATCGATCGCCAAGGCTGGAATCATGACGCGTTTAAACGCTAGAGTTTCTATTTTAGCAGCGGCTAATCCCGCTTATGGAAGATATAATCCTAAAAGAACGATCGAACAAAATATTCAGCTTCCGGCTGCTTTATTATCGAGATTTGATTTATTGTGGCTCATTCAGGATCGTGCGGATAGAAGTAATGATTTGAa gaTGGCACAGCATATAACTTATGTTCATCAACATTGTTCTCAACCACCTACTGAAACTGAAGCATTGGATATGAATTTAATAcgcaaatatattaatttatgtaaaataaaagaacctTCCATTCCGGAAGATTTATCGGAATATATCGTCG ATTCTTATGTGGAAATGAGAAGAGAATCGCGTAATAGCGCCGATAAAACTTTCACATCTGCCCGTAATTTATTGGGAGTTCTAAGATTGGCAACGGCATTGGCGCGTCTCAGATTAGCGAACGTTGTCGAAAAAGAAGACGTTGCCGAGGCAAATAGATTAGTCGAAATGTCAAAGCATTCAATCAATTATTCAGAAGCCAAACCGAGTAATGCTCAAAGAAATCCTATTGACAGAATTTATTACCTTATTTTGGAATTAGCCAGTGGTAATAAAACGGTAAAAGTGTCGGACATATTGGAACGATGTACGAGTAAAGGATTTAAGCCTGATCAAGTGGACGAATGCATAGAAGAATACGAGAGATTAGATGTTTGGCAAGTGAATCAGACGAGAAGACAGATAACGTTCATTCAAAAAGATTAA
- the LOC124425245 gene encoding bystin produces the protein MGKAKKIKVSAGDKRKTKVGLADQIEAEKSVTAKNRQKIRHRNDDDEEYVDPTLTKKILLQARRQQMEMEEENEEGRVSSSVKKPLTKLGIEFSDNEDESSEDDVQGTHYYENIEISEEDERALEKFMTKDPVPMRTLADIIMEKLTEKKTEIETQFSDAGTMQMQELDPRVKVMYQGVRDVLSKYRSGKLPKAFKIIPSLRNWEQILYITEPSKWSAAAMYQATRIFASNLKDKMAQRFYNLVLLPRIRDDLAEYKRLNFHLYQALRKALFKPAGFMKGILLPLLESGTCTLREAVIIGSVIGKNSIPILHSSAAILKIAEMDYTGANSIFLRIFLDKKYALPYRVIDGVVFHFLRFERDTREMPVLWHQAFLTFVQRYKSDISSEQKEALLKLLKKQSHHVITHEIRRELQNAKCRDIEMTEPTIEPVNEPQAEPMSCQD, from the exons atggggaaagcaaagaaaattaaagtatCTGcaggagataaaagaaaaacgaaagtagGTTTAGCTGATCAAATAGAAGCGGAAAAATCTGTTACAGCGAAAAATAGACAAAAGATTAGACATcgcaatgacgacgacgaagag TATGTCGATCCTACACttacaaaaaagatattactCCAAGCAAGACGACAGCAAATGGAAATGgaagaagagaatgaagaaggTCGTGTTTCAAGTTCTGTAAAAAAGCCATTGACGAAACTTGGAATTGAATTTAGTGATAATGAAGATGAGTCCAGTGAAGATGATGTACAAGGGACACATTATTATGAAAACATAGAGATTAGTGAAGAAGACGAACGTGCATTAGAAAAGTTTATGACTAAAGATCCGGTACCGATGAGAACATTAGCTGAtattataatggaaaaattaacagagaaaaaaacagagatagaaacgCAATTTTCCGATGCAGGTACCATGCAAATGCAGGAATTAGATCCAAGAGTTAAAGTAATGTATCAGGGAGTTAGAGATGTATTATCTAAATATCGTAGTGGCAAATTGCCAAAggcttttaaaattattccgAGTTTAAGAAATTGGGAACAGATTCTTTATATCACAGAACCATCAAAATGGTCTGCTGCGGCTATGTACCAAGCTACAAGAATATTTGCCTCTAATCTTAAAGACAAAATGGCCcaaagattttataatcttGTTCTATTACCACGTATTAGGGATGATCTGGCAGAATATAAAAGActcaattttcatttatatcaagCATTAAGAAAAGCTTTGTTTAAGCCTGCTGGCTTTATGAAAGGAATTTTACTTCCTCTTTTAGAATCCGGTACATGTACGCTTAGAGAAGCTGTTATTATCGGTTCGGTAATAGGAAAAAATTCTATTCCAATTTTACATTCGTCTGCagctatattaaaaattgcaGAAATGGACTATACTGGTGCAAATAGTATATTTCTGAGAATATTTTTAGACAAAAAATATGCACTTCCATATAGGGTAATAGATGGTGTTGTCTTTCACTTCTTaag ATTTGAAAGGGATACAAGAGAAATGCCAGTACTATGGCATCAAGCTTTCTTAACCTTTGTACAACGTTACAAAAGTGATATAAGTTCAGAACAAAAAGAAGCTTTGTtgaaattattgaagaaaCAGTCACATCATGTTATTACACATGAAATACGAAGAGAATTACAAAATGCAAAATGTAGAGATATAGAAATGACTGAGCCTACAATAGAACCTGTGAATGAGCCTCAAGCAGAACCCATGTCATGTCAGGATTAA
- the LOC124424959 gene encoding ribonuclease H2 subunit B — protein MPRIKASPKKCVKTGNLNPATNTWVFLMKGDGLEGKDGNLPNVVKLRHPASNQPAMFVFSPGDLMVQEVLAFDENRRSWFIDDNVKSDGKMHLSTPIDPIFLVLPYLRKSPQIQPLDQCLWDEDYPETPRLAHCQNLKLSLVADRKGDESLQAFKYNEEKTLNWLKKKVERVAEVLKQKSIHVSQGAISATYVKSTKYESGTELEYLKYAHGIVSEYLADDIAKKLLQYLNIPEEVERKRKLSNPKQVTDEKKFKRDTSDEDLTPRTKALDLSKPEKPQKAPTLNKKELARQKAAVGSKNITSFFKKK, from the exons ATGCCGCGTATAAAAGCATCGCCTAAAAAATGTGTCAAAACTGGTAATTTAAATCCTGCAACGAACACTTGGGTCTTTCTTATGAAAG GAGATGGTTTAGAGGGAAAAGATGGAAATTTACCAAACGTAGTTAAACTTAGACATCCAGCGTCGAATCAGCCAGCTATGTTTGTCTTTAGTCCTGGTGATCTTATGGTACAAGAAGTTCTAGCATTTGACGAAAACAGAAGATCATGGTTTATAGATGATAATGTTAAGTCTGATGGTAAAATGCATCTTTCAACTCCAATTGATCCAATCTTTTTAGTTTTGCCATATCTAAGAaag TCGCCGCAAATACAGCCTCTTGATCAATGTTTATGGGATGAAGATTATCCAGAAACACCTCGCTTAGCTCATTGTCAAAATTTGAAGTTATCATTAGTTGCAGATCGAAAAGGTGATGAATCTCTTCAAGCTTTCAAAtacaacgaagaaaaaacattaaactggttgaaaaagaaagtagaaagagtAGCTGAAGTTTTAAAACAGAAGAGCATTCATGTATCACAGGGAGCTATAAGTGCTACATACGTTAAAAGTACTAAATATGAAAGTGGTACTGAACTAG aaTACTTGAAGTATGCACATGGTATAGTATCTGAATATTTGGCTGACGATATAGCAAAAAAATTGTTacagtatttaaatataccagaggaagtagaaagaaaacgtAAATTGAGTAATCCTAAGCAAGTAACCGATGAGAAGAAATTCAAGAGAGATACTTCTGATGAAGATTTAACTCCACGTACCAAAGCTTTGGATCTGTCAAAACCTGAAAAG CCTCAGAAAGCTCcaacattaaataaaaaggagcTTGCTAGGCAAAAAGCAGCAGTTGGatctaaaaatattactagcttttttaaaaaaaaatga